From Salvelinus namaycush isolate Seneca chromosome 9, SaNama_1.0, whole genome shotgun sequence:
aaaataaaaacatttctaaaTAGTCTGCCATACTTTATAGAAAAAGCGGTTTAAATTTTCACAAAGCAGAGTCTTATTTACTACATCCAAGTTCAGGGTCAATGGAGATATTTCCACATATTGATTTAAACTTGTTGATTACAATATCTACCAGTCCCTGTCATACAGTAAAATACAAAACCTAATCCCAGTCAATACGGTTGATGTTGAAGTATTCATATACCTTTTACAACTCACTTAAAGGATACCTCAATGGGAAGTGTTACCAATATCACTCACTTTTAAAAATCATAGCTATTCCTTCAAAGTTAGAGTATGAACTTGTATGACATATATTTATGTACCTACATTTCAATTTATCCCACTCCATTTCAAATTATTGACAAGTTAACAATCAACAAGTAGGCTATACAGATGTCTGATGAATCAGTGGTGATTATGAAACCGGAATGGTATCTATTTAAGATGTGGGTTGAGGGCCAGCGGAGGTTGTGCCAGGGATGAGTTGAGGGGTAGTAGAGGGTTGAGTGTCAGGGAAGGATTGAGGGGCAGTGGAGGTTTGAGGGGTAGTAGAGGGTTGAGTGTCAGGGAAGGATTGAGGGGCAGTGGAGGTTTGAGGGGTAGTAGAGGGTTGAGTGTCAGGGAAGGATTGAGGGGCAGTGGAGGTTTGAGGGGTAGTAGAGGGTTGAGGGGTAGTAGAGGGTTGCTGGTCCCTACACTGGGCGCCGCTACATTGTGTGAAACGTTTCACTGTTATCTTCAGAGGTCCAAGGGCATTATCGCTTATTTGCTTCAAGAACTGAAATACAAGAAATACATTTATGTATATGTTACTGTAAATGTGTAAATACAATCAATCAAATAGAATtacctgtactgtatatgtatagatCCCCATCTTATTGGTTCATCTACACATTTACAGGGGAATCTATAGATTTACCAGATAGACAAAGATTTTTGATAAATGTGTAAAGAGGCCTTTTGAACATCAGTAGGATTTTATGCAGGCAGATAGTAGCATGGGTCTGTGTGTATGGGGCAAAGTTACATTTTGGGCCAAATAAGTAACTTGGGGATTTTAGATCAACAGAAAGCTCTTGGTGAGATCTATCTAGGTCAAACCAACACTATCAATCATGTTGCTTTAGCTTTCGTGTCAAGTTTTCTCACCAAAACTCTCCACCAGCAAGGCTAATCTGCCTGCCTCATAGCTAACTCTTGTGAGCAAAAGGAAAACAAAAAGGTAATTAATCTAACACATGGAAGCAGAAAACTGATTTCAAAACACAAAAGAAGGTCCTTGTCCTGGGTGAATCTAACCTATCGCTTTCTATTGATCTAAAAGAACCAAGATGGCCCAAAAATGTAATCTTGCACGCGCACATCCATGATAATATCTGCCTGCATTAGCCTACCACTGTTCAAAAAGGCTTCTCTTTACACATTCAGTGGGAGATCTACAGATTCTCTTGGGAAAGTCACCAGCATGGACCTGGAATCTATAGATTTACAGTTTTTAACCATTTACCGTAACGTTGGAATTTCAAATCAATTTAATTAATTCAAATTCTTCATCCTGTTTACTATTTTGATTCAAAATTACAAAAGGAATTGGAATTTATCAAGCATTCAACTCTGAATTAATACCcacctgactgacagacagagggaagacagacaaAGGGAAGACAGACAAAGGGAAGACAGACAAAGGGAAGACAGACAAAGGGAAGACAGACAAAGGGAAGACAGACAAAGGGAAGACAGACAAAGGGAAGACAGACAAAGGGAAGACAGACAAAGGGAAGACAGACAAAGGGAAGACAGACAAAGGGAAGACAGACAAAGGGAAGACAGACAAAGGGAAGACAGACAAAGGGAAGACAGACAAAGGGAAGACAGACAAAGGGAAGACAGACAAAGGGAAGACAGACAAAGGGAAGACAGACAAAGGGAAGAGAGACAAAGGGAAGAGAGACAAAGGGAAGAGAGACAAAGGGAAGAGAGACCGAGGGAAGAGAGACCGAGGGAAGAGAGAccgagggaagagagacagagggaagacatACAGATTGTCAACATACCTCCTCAATGTTTGAAACGAGTGCATCGCTATCCAGATTTTCATAGCTGGATAAATTCACCGCTGCATGTGCAAACGTGGTCAGGTCTGAGGAAGATGTAAGTGATGAGACACATAAATAGTTAAGGTCAATGTTCAGGGAGTATATACTATACCATATATTTCCATATTTCTGCACCGCTGTGATTTTTGGATCCCTTCccttgtacagtgccttcagaaagtattcacaacccttgacttttcccacattttgttgtgttacagcctgattttaaaatggattcaatttagattttttttcatcggcttacacacaacaccccataatgtcaaatacatttttacaaattaataaaaaattaaaagctgaaatgtcttgagtcaataagtattcaatccctttgttattgTAAGCCTACATAAGTTCTGGTGTAAAAATGTGCTGATCAAGTCACATAATCAGTTGGATGGACTCACTCtgcgtgcaataatagtgtttaacatgatttttgaattacTATTTCATCTCTGTTAACTTTTAAcagggcacacctgttaattgaaatgcattccaggtgactacctcatgaagctggatgggagaatgtcaagagtgtgcaaagttgtcatcacagcaaagggtggctactttgaagaatctcaaatataaaatatattttgatttgtttaacacttggttactacatgattccatatgtgttatttcatagttttgatgtcttcactattattctacaatgtagaaaatagtaaaaataaagaaaaacccttgaatgagtaggtgtgttcaaacttttgactggtatgaATATATGAATAACATAACGATGATTAGGAATGTTCAAAAGGGGATCATGAGCTAGGATTGTTACAAtcacagacagaaagaaagaatgCATGCCATGCTCAGGAAGTAAATGGAATTGAATACAATAACATCTGGGCTGTATGTTTGTACTGTAAATCACTTTGGGCTAATAAATTCTATATTAAGAATTAACTAAGTTGATGGCAAGCAAACTTTGTTAGTCACATTTGGCCCACAATGTACATTTGACATAAAAACTAAATTCCCACGTACTTGCTGTAGGAATCATTGTTGTTGTTGGTTGGACGGCTGTGGGTGTTGATGAACCCTCTGAGACACCAGCGGTGGGTGTTGTTGAACCCTCTGAGACACCAGCGGTGGGTGTTGTTGAACCCTCTGAGACACCAGCGGTGGGTGTTGTTGAACCCTCTGAGACACCAGCGGTGGGTGTTGTTGAACCCTCTGAGACACCAGCGGTGGGTGTTGTTGAACCCTCTGAGACACCAGCGGTGGGTGTTGATGAACCCTCTGAGACACCAGCTGtggttgtaggtgttgttgttgatgGTGCCAACAACGGGTTAGCAGTTAAGGTTATGGAACTTGTGGTTGATGTTCTAAACGA
This genomic window contains:
- the LOC120053343 gene encoding cell wall protein DAN4-like produces the protein MLYFTLFVGTFALSSGQFTTSPSFRTSTTSSITLTANPLLAPSTTTPTTTAGVSEGSSTPTAGVSEGSTTPTAGVSEGSTTPTAGVSEGSTTPTAGVSEGSTTPTAGVSEGSTTPTAGVSEGSSTPTAVQPTTTMIPTANLTTFAHAAVNLSSYENLDSDALVSNIEEFLKQISDNALGPLKITVKRFTQCSGAQCRDQQPSTTPQPSTTPQTSTAPQSFPDTQPSTTPQTSTAPQSFPDTQPSTTPQTSTAPQSFPDTQPSTTPQLIPGTTSAGPQPTS